The bacterium genomic interval CTCGCTCGGCCGCAGGCGGTAGTAGAGCCTCAGGCCGTAGGCGACGTTCTCTGCGATCGAGAGCGGGAACGGCGTCGGCCGCTGGAAGATCATGCCGACGCGCCGCCGCAGGTCGAGCAGGTCCACGCCCGGCGCGAGCAGGTTCTCGCCGTCGAGCACAACCTCGCCAGCGGCGCGCTGGTTGCGGTAGAGGCCGTAGATGCGGTTGTAGACCCGCAGGTGCGTGGACTTGCCGCAGCCGGAGGGGCCGATGATCGCGGTCACCCGATTCGCGTGGATGTCCAGCGAGTTCGCGAAGAGCGCCTGCCGCTCGCCGTAGAAGAAGTCGAGGTCCCGGACGGCGATCTTCACGTCGGGCGCGGGCGCCGCCGCATCCCCGGTCCCGCTCCGCGCGGGTGCGACGCCGGGCTCCGCCAGCAACGAGGTCATCATCGGGCCTCCTTCGTGCGCACCAGCGCCCGCACCGCGAGGGACAGCGCGAGCACCGCCGCCGTGATCACCATCGCACCTCCCCAGGCCTGGGCCTGCCAGTCGCCGAACGGCGACATGGCGTAGGAGAAGATCGTGACCGTGAGATTCGCCGTCGGCTGGCCGAGGCGCTCCGGCCAGTATGGACTGTTCAGGCAGGTGAAGAGCAGCGGCGCCGTCTCGCCCGAGACGCGCGCCACCGCGAGAATGACGCCCGTCAGGAGCCCCCTGCGCGCGCTGCGCACCACGATGTCGCGCACGACCCGCCAGCGCGGCGCGCCGAGGGCGAGCCCGGCCTCGCGCAGGGCGCCGGGGACGAGCAGCAGCATGTCCTCGGTGGTGCGCACGACCACCGGCAGCATGATCAGCGCCAGCGCGACGGCCCCGGCGTATCCGGAGAAGTGCCCCAGGGTCGCCACCAGGAGGGTGTAGACGAAGACGCCCGTGATGATCGAGGGGACGCCCATCAGGATGTTGGCGGCCAGCCGCACGGCCGCCGCGAACCGTGACTGCCGCCCGAATTCCACCAGGTAGATCCCGGCCGCCAGGCCCAGCGGGATCGCGGTGGCCGCGGCCAGGGCGGTGAGCAGCAGGGTGCCGAGCATCGCGTTCGCGAGGCCCCCGCCCTCGACGCCCGGCGGCGCCGGC includes:
- the pstB gene encoding phosphate ABC transporter ATP-binding protein PstB, whose protein sequence is MMTSLLAEPGVAPARSGTGDAAAPAPDVKIAVRDLDFFYGERQALFANSLDIHANRVTAIIGPSGCGKSTHLRVYNRIYGLYRNQRAAGEVVLDGENLLAPGVDLLDLRRRVGMIFQRPTPFPLSIAENVAYGLRLYYRLRPSELTGRVERALQQAALWDEVKDKLDHPGMSLSGGQQQRLCVARAIAVEPEVLLLDEPTSAIDPIATARIEELLDSLKENFTLVVVTHNMQQAARISDYTAFFYQGRIVEFGRTRQIFTNPKLKQTEDYITGRFG
- the pstA gene encoding phosphate ABC transporter permease PstA encodes the protein MKARRIASRRLADLAMRLAAGVAATAGIGALGWILATVIRRGAAALSPAFFTRLPAPPGVEGGGLANAMLGTLLLTALAAATAIPLGLAAGIYLVEFGRQSRFAAAVRLAANILMGVPSIITGVFVYTLLVATLGHFSGYAGAVALALIMLPVVVRTTEDMLLLVPGALREAGLALGAPRWRVVRDIVVRSARRGLLTGVILAVARVSGETAPLLFTCLNSPYWPERLGQPTANLTVTIFSYAMSPFGDWQAQAWGGAMVITAAVLALSLAVRALVRTKEAR